A genomic segment from Aegilops tauschii subsp. strangulata cultivar AL8/78 chromosome 1, Aet v6.0, whole genome shotgun sequence encodes:
- the LOC109764276 gene encoding serine/threonine-protein phosphatase BSL1 homolog isoform X1, which yields MGTAGKGAWVVPAPAYKEVEGWEGSGDDSPGYRCGHSLTVIAPTKGHGPRLILFGGATAIEAGATSGLPGIRLAGVTNTVHSYDVDKRRWTRLHPAGDPPSPRAAHSAAAVGTMVVFQGGIGPAGHSTDDLYVLDLTNDKFKWHRVVVQGAGPGPRYGHCMDLVAQRYLVSVSGNDGKRVLSDAWALDTAQKPYKWQKLNPDGDRPSARMYGTASARSDGMLLLCGGRDASGTPLSDAYGLLMHTNGQWEWTLAPGISPSPRYQHAAVFVGARLHVTGGVLRGGRAIEGEGAIAVLDTAAGVWLDKNGIVTSRTLKSSNEHDASSDLLRRCRHAAASVGSQIYIYGGLRGDILLDDFLIAENAPFQSETDRVPRSENQNRNHNFNSDSRPFEQYTNNSHETAPGFSTDKKSIDMLTEASAAEAEAVSAVWRAAKEASHASSEDSLSDGIGSESPLSETSPMADDLDDGGSMEPDVKLHSRAVVVAKEAVGDLGCLVRQLSLDQFENESRRMHPANNDQSYSSKKALNRQRSPQGLHKKVISLLLRPRNWNAPADRTFFLDSYEVGELCYAAEQIFMQEPTVLQLKAPVKVFGDLHGQFGDLMRLFDEYGYPSTAGDITYIDYLFLGDYVDRGQHSLETITLLLALKIEYPEHVHLIRGNHEAADINALFGFRLECIERMGESDGIWAWTRFNQLFNYLPLAAMIEKKIICMHGGIGRSINSVEQIEKIERPITMDVGSIVLMDLLWSDPTENDSVEGLRPNARGPGLVTFGPDRVAEFCKRNKLQLIIRAHECVMDGFERFAHGQLITLFSATNYCGTANNAGAILVVGRGLVIVPKLIHPLPPPVNSPESSPERAMDATWMQELNIQRPPTPTRGRPHSAGDRNSLAYI from the exons CGGCGTACAAGGaggtggaggggtgggaggggtCGGGGGACGACTCGCCGGGCTACAGGTGCGGCCACTCGCTCACCGTCATCGCCCCCACCAAGGGCCACGGCCCGCGCCTCATCCTCttcggcggcgccacggcgatcGAGGCCGGCGCGACCTCCGGCCTCCCCGGCATCA GGCTCGCGGGGGTGACCAACACGGTGCACTCGTACGACGTGGACAAGCGGAGGTGGACGAG GTTACATCCAGCTGGAGATCCTCCTTCTCCAAGGGCTGCACATTCTGCTGCTGCTGTGGGCACCATGGTTGTTTTCCAG GGTGGGATTGGACCAGCGGGGCATTCAACAGACGATCTCTATGTGCTTGATCTGACAAACGACAAGTTCAAATGGCACCG GGTTGTTGTTCAGGGGGCTGGTCCTGGTCCTCGCTATGGTCATTGCATGGATTTGGTAGCGCAGCGTTACCTTGTGTCAGTCTCGGGAAATGATG GCAAGCGGGTCTTATCAGATGCTTGGGCTTTGGACACAGCTCAGAAACCATATAAGTGGCAGAAACTTAACCCTGATGGTGATAGACCTTCAGCAAGGAT GTATGGCACTGCCAGTGCACGCTCCGATGGCATGCTTTTACTTTGTGGTGGAAGGGATGCTTCTGGGACG CCGCTCTCTGATGCTTATGGACTACTTATGCATACAAATGGTCAGTGGGAGTGGACTCTGGCTCCCGGGATATCTCCATCTCCAAGATATCAGCATGCAGCT GTCTTTGTTGGCGCTCGGCTGCATGTTACTGGAGGTGTCCTTAGAGGAGGGAGAGCTATTGAAGGGGAGGGTGCAATTGCAG TTCTGGACACTGCTGCTGGAGTTTGGTTGGATAAAAATGGCATTGTGACCTCTCGCACTCTAAAATCTTCCAATGAACATGATGCTTCTTCGGATCTACTTCGTCGTTGCCGCCATGCAGCTGCTTCTGTTGGTTCTCAGATATACATTTATGGTGGACTGAGGGGAG ATATCCTCCTCGATGATTTTCTTATTGCTGAGAATGCACCCTTCCAATCAGAAACTGATAGGGTCCCAAGGTCAGAAAATCAAAATAGAAACCATAATTTTAATTCTGACTCTCGGCCCTTCGAGCAATATACAAATAACAGTCATGAGACAGCTCCTGGTTTCAG CACGGACAAGAAGTCAATTGACATGTTGACAGAGGCATCAGCCGCCGAAGCTGAAGCTGTTAGTGCTGTATGGCGAGCTGCAAAGGAAGCATCTCATGCATCTTCAGAAGACAGTCTTTCAGATGGAATAGGATCCGAGTCCCCTCTCAGTGAAACTTCACCAATGGCTGATGATTTAGATGATGGGGGCTCCATGGAACCAGATGTGAAGTTGCATTCTAGAGCA GTTGTAGTTGCTAAAGAAGCAGTAGGAGATTTAGGATGTTTGGTCCGACAGCTTTCACTTGATCAGTTTGAGAATGAAAGCAGAAGAATGCATCCCGCGAACAATGATCAATCATATTCATCGAAGAAAGCATTAAATAGACAAAGGTCTCCACAAGGTTTGCATAAGAAG GTCATTTCGCTCTTATTGAGGCCAAGGAATTGGAATGCTCCAGCTGATAGGACCTTTTTCCTGGACTCTTATGAAGTTGGCGAGCTATGCTATGCCGCTGAGCAGATTTTTATGCAGGAACCAACTGTCTTACAACTAAAAGCACCAGTTAAAGTATTTGGTGATCTGCATGGGCAGTTTGGGGACCTAATGCGCCTTTTCGATGAATATGGTTATCCGTCAACTGCTGGTGACATAAC ATATATTGATTATCTCTTCTTGGGAGACTATGTCGACCGAGGTCAGCACAGCTTGGAAACAATAACATTACTTCTTGCTCTTAAA ATAGAGTACCCTGAACATGTCCACTTGATTAGAGGAAATCATGAGGCTGCTGACATCAATGCTCTTTTCGGCTTCCGTCTTGAATGCATTGAGAGAATG GGTGAAAGTGATGGTATATGGGCTTGGACTAGATTCAACCAACTATTTAATTATCTCCCTCTGGCTGCTAtgatagaaaagaaaataatatgCATGCATGGTGGCATCGGGAGGTCAATAAACAGTGTGGAGCAAATTGAAAAAATTGAAAGGCCTATTACAATGGATGTCGGATCTATTGTCCTCATGGATCTTTTATG GTCTGATCCTACAGAAAATGATAGTGTAGAGGGTTTGAGGCCAAATGCACGAGGACCTGGCTTGGTAACATTTGGG CCTGATCGAGTGGCAGAATTCTGTAAACGAAACAAATTGCAGTTGATCATAAGAGCTCATGAGTGTGTTATGGATGGATTTGAGCGTTTCGCCCATGGGCAGTTGATCACTTTATTTTCAGCCACTAATTATTGTG GCACTGCAAATAATGCTGGTGCCATACTTGTGGTGGGAAGGGGACTAGTTATTGTCCCTAAGTTAATTCATCCACTTCCACCACCTGTTAATTCTCCTGAGTCA
- the LOC109764276 gene encoding serine/threonine-protein phosphatase BSL1 homolog isoform X2 yields MGTAGKGAWVVPAPAYKEVEGWEGSGDDSPGYRCGHSLTVIAPTKGHGPRLILFGGATAIEAGATSGLPGIRLAGVTNTVHSYDVDKRRWTRLHPAGDPPSPRAAHSAAAVGTMVVFQGGIGPAGHSTDDLYVLDLTNDKFKWHRVVVQGAGPGPRYGHCMDLVAQRYLVSVSGNDGKRVLSDAWALDTAQKPYKWQKLNPDGDRPSARMYGTASARSDGMLLLCGGRDASGTPLSDAYGLLMHTNGQWEWTLAPGISPSPRYQHAAVFVGARLHVTGGVLRGGRAIEGEGAIAVLDTAAGVWLDKNGIVTSRTLKSSNEHDASSDLLRRCRHAAASVGSQIYIYGGLRGDILLDDFLIAENAPFQSETDRVPSTDKKSIDMLTEASAAEAEAVSAVWRAAKEASHASSEDSLSDGIGSESPLSETSPMADDLDDGGSMEPDVKLHSRAVVVAKEAVGDLGCLVRQLSLDQFENESRRMHPANNDQSYSSKKALNRQRSPQGLHKKVISLLLRPRNWNAPADRTFFLDSYEVGELCYAAEQIFMQEPTVLQLKAPVKVFGDLHGQFGDLMRLFDEYGYPSTAGDITYIDYLFLGDYVDRGQHSLETITLLLALKIEYPEHVHLIRGNHEAADINALFGFRLECIERMGESDGIWAWTRFNQLFNYLPLAAMIEKKIICMHGGIGRSINSVEQIEKIERPITMDVGSIVLMDLLWSDPTENDSVEGLRPNARGPGLVTFGPDRVAEFCKRNKLQLIIRAHECVMDGFERFAHGQLITLFSATNYCGTANNAGAILVVGRGLVIVPKLIHPLPPPVNSPESSPERAMDATWMQELNIQRPPTPTRGRPHSAGDRNSLAYI; encoded by the exons CGGCGTACAAGGaggtggaggggtgggaggggtCGGGGGACGACTCGCCGGGCTACAGGTGCGGCCACTCGCTCACCGTCATCGCCCCCACCAAGGGCCACGGCCCGCGCCTCATCCTCttcggcggcgccacggcgatcGAGGCCGGCGCGACCTCCGGCCTCCCCGGCATCA GGCTCGCGGGGGTGACCAACACGGTGCACTCGTACGACGTGGACAAGCGGAGGTGGACGAG GTTACATCCAGCTGGAGATCCTCCTTCTCCAAGGGCTGCACATTCTGCTGCTGCTGTGGGCACCATGGTTGTTTTCCAG GGTGGGATTGGACCAGCGGGGCATTCAACAGACGATCTCTATGTGCTTGATCTGACAAACGACAAGTTCAAATGGCACCG GGTTGTTGTTCAGGGGGCTGGTCCTGGTCCTCGCTATGGTCATTGCATGGATTTGGTAGCGCAGCGTTACCTTGTGTCAGTCTCGGGAAATGATG GCAAGCGGGTCTTATCAGATGCTTGGGCTTTGGACACAGCTCAGAAACCATATAAGTGGCAGAAACTTAACCCTGATGGTGATAGACCTTCAGCAAGGAT GTATGGCACTGCCAGTGCACGCTCCGATGGCATGCTTTTACTTTGTGGTGGAAGGGATGCTTCTGGGACG CCGCTCTCTGATGCTTATGGACTACTTATGCATACAAATGGTCAGTGGGAGTGGACTCTGGCTCCCGGGATATCTCCATCTCCAAGATATCAGCATGCAGCT GTCTTTGTTGGCGCTCGGCTGCATGTTACTGGAGGTGTCCTTAGAGGAGGGAGAGCTATTGAAGGGGAGGGTGCAATTGCAG TTCTGGACACTGCTGCTGGAGTTTGGTTGGATAAAAATGGCATTGTGACCTCTCGCACTCTAAAATCTTCCAATGAACATGATGCTTCTTCGGATCTACTTCGTCGTTGCCGCCATGCAGCTGCTTCTGTTGGTTCTCAGATATACATTTATGGTGGACTGAGGGGAG ATATCCTCCTCGATGATTTTCTTATTGCTGAGAATGCACCCTTCCAATCAGAAACTGATAGGGTCCCAAG CACGGACAAGAAGTCAATTGACATGTTGACAGAGGCATCAGCCGCCGAAGCTGAAGCTGTTAGTGCTGTATGGCGAGCTGCAAAGGAAGCATCTCATGCATCTTCAGAAGACAGTCTTTCAGATGGAATAGGATCCGAGTCCCCTCTCAGTGAAACTTCACCAATGGCTGATGATTTAGATGATGGGGGCTCCATGGAACCAGATGTGAAGTTGCATTCTAGAGCA GTTGTAGTTGCTAAAGAAGCAGTAGGAGATTTAGGATGTTTGGTCCGACAGCTTTCACTTGATCAGTTTGAGAATGAAAGCAGAAGAATGCATCCCGCGAACAATGATCAATCATATTCATCGAAGAAAGCATTAAATAGACAAAGGTCTCCACAAGGTTTGCATAAGAAG GTCATTTCGCTCTTATTGAGGCCAAGGAATTGGAATGCTCCAGCTGATAGGACCTTTTTCCTGGACTCTTATGAAGTTGGCGAGCTATGCTATGCCGCTGAGCAGATTTTTATGCAGGAACCAACTGTCTTACAACTAAAAGCACCAGTTAAAGTATTTGGTGATCTGCATGGGCAGTTTGGGGACCTAATGCGCCTTTTCGATGAATATGGTTATCCGTCAACTGCTGGTGACATAAC ATATATTGATTATCTCTTCTTGGGAGACTATGTCGACCGAGGTCAGCACAGCTTGGAAACAATAACATTACTTCTTGCTCTTAAA ATAGAGTACCCTGAACATGTCCACTTGATTAGAGGAAATCATGAGGCTGCTGACATCAATGCTCTTTTCGGCTTCCGTCTTGAATGCATTGAGAGAATG GGTGAAAGTGATGGTATATGGGCTTGGACTAGATTCAACCAACTATTTAATTATCTCCCTCTGGCTGCTAtgatagaaaagaaaataatatgCATGCATGGTGGCATCGGGAGGTCAATAAACAGTGTGGAGCAAATTGAAAAAATTGAAAGGCCTATTACAATGGATGTCGGATCTATTGTCCTCATGGATCTTTTATG GTCTGATCCTACAGAAAATGATAGTGTAGAGGGTTTGAGGCCAAATGCACGAGGACCTGGCTTGGTAACATTTGGG CCTGATCGAGTGGCAGAATTCTGTAAACGAAACAAATTGCAGTTGATCATAAGAGCTCATGAGTGTGTTATGGATGGATTTGAGCGTTTCGCCCATGGGCAGTTGATCACTTTATTTTCAGCCACTAATTATTGTG GCACTGCAAATAATGCTGGTGCCATACTTGTGGTGGGAAGGGGACTAGTTATTGTCCCTAAGTTAATTCATCCACTTCCACCACCTGTTAATTCTCCTGAGTCA